Proteins encoded together in one Meles meles chromosome 7, mMelMel3.1 paternal haplotype, whole genome shotgun sequence window:
- the TUBA8 gene encoding tubulin alpha-8 chain isoform X2, with product MSVPGPLPPSVSQQRRRPYLEHLGWAGPAGRRAGEESSRHDEVRAGTYRQLFHPEQLITGKEDAANNYARGHYTVGKESIDLVLDRIRKLTDACSGLQGFLIFHSFGGGTGSGFTSLLMERLSLDYGKKSKLEFAIYPAPQVSTAVVEPYNSILTTHTTLEHSDCAFMVDNEAIYDICRRNLDIERPTYTNLNRLISQIVSSITASLRFDGALNVDLTEFQTNLVPYPRIHFPLVTYAPIISAEKAYHEQLSVAEITSSCFEPNSQMVKCDPRHGKYMACCMLYRGDVVPKDVNVAIAAIKTKRTIQFVDWCPTGFKVGINYQPPTVVPGGDLAKVQRAVCMLSNTTAIAEAWARLDHKFDLMYAKRAFVHWYVGEGMEEGEFSEAREDLAALEKDYEEVGTDSFEEENEGEEF from the exons ATGTCTGTCCCCGGCCCCCTCCCGCCCAGTGTGTCACAACAGCGGAGGCGGCCCTATCTAGAGCACTTGGGGTGGGCAGGCCCAGCTGGGAGGCGAGCCGGCGAGGAGAGCAGCCGCCATG ATGAAGTTCGGGCAGGAACCTACCGTCAGCTCTTCCATCCAGAGCAGCTGATCACAGGGAAGGAGGATGCAGCTAACAACTATGCCCGGGGTCACTACACAGTGGGCAAGGAGAGCATCGACCTGGTGCTGGACCGCATACGGAAGCTG ACAGATGCCTGCTCTGGCTTGCAGGGCTTTCTGATCTTCCACAGTTTTGGAGGGGGCACTGGCTCTGGCTTCACTTCTCTGCTGATGGAACGGCTCTCCCTAGATTATGGCAAGAAGTCCAAGCTAGAGTTTGCTATCTACCCAGCCCCTCAGGTCTCTACTGCAGTGGTGGAGCCCTACAACTCCATTCTGACCACCCACACCACACTGGAACATTCAGATTGTGCTTTCATGGTGGACAATGAAGCCATCTATGACATCTGCCGCAGGAACTTAGACATCGAGCGCCCCACCTATACCAACCTCAACCGCCTCATCAGCCAGATTGTGTCCTCCATCACTGCCTCTCTCCGCTTTGATGGGGCCCTTAATGTGGATCTCACTGAGTTCCAGACCAACCTGGTGCCCTACCCCCGCATCCACTTCCCACTGGTCACTTACGCACCCATTATATCTGCTGAGAAAGCCTATCATGAACAACTCTCTGTGGCTGAGATAACCAGCTCCTGCTTTGAGCCCAACAGCCAGATGGTGAAGTGTGACCCAAGACATGGGAAGTACATGGCCTGCTGCATGCTCTACCGGGGGGACGTGGTACCTAAGGATGTGAATGTCGCTATTGCTGCCATCAAGACCAAGAGGACTATTCAGTTTGTAGATTGGTGTCCCACAGGTTTTAAG GTGGGCATCAACTATCAGCCACCCACTGTGGTGCCAGGAGGGGACCTGGCCAAAGTCCAGCGGGCTGTTTGCATGCTGAGCAACACAACTGCAATTGCGGAGGCCTGGGCCCGCCTGGACCACAAGTTTGACCTCATGTATGCCAAGCGGGCCTTTGTGCACTGGTATGTTGGAGAGGGAATGGAAGAAGGAGAATTTTCTGAGGCCAGGGAGGACCTGGCTGCTCTGGAGAAGGATTATGAAGAAGTGGGGACTGATtcatttgaagaagaaaatgaaggggaggaGTTTTAA
- the TUBA8 gene encoding tubulin alpha-8 chain isoform X1, with product MRECISVHVGQAGVQIGNACWELFCLEHGIQADGTFGVQASKVNDDDSFTTFFSETGNGKHVPRAVMVDLEPTVVDEVRAGTYRQLFHPEQLITGKEDAANNYARGHYTVGKESIDLVLDRIRKLTDACSGLQGFLIFHSFGGGTGSGFTSLLMERLSLDYGKKSKLEFAIYPAPQVSTAVVEPYNSILTTHTTLEHSDCAFMVDNEAIYDICRRNLDIERPTYTNLNRLISQIVSSITASLRFDGALNVDLTEFQTNLVPYPRIHFPLVTYAPIISAEKAYHEQLSVAEITSSCFEPNSQMVKCDPRHGKYMACCMLYRGDVVPKDVNVAIAAIKTKRTIQFVDWCPTGFKVGINYQPPTVVPGGDLAKVQRAVCMLSNTTAIAEAWARLDHKFDLMYAKRAFVHWYVGEGMEEGEFSEAREDLAALEKDYEEVGTDSFEEENEGEEF from the exons ATG CGGGAGTGCATATCAGTCCACGTGGGTCAAGCAGGAGTTCAGATTGGCAATGCCTGCTGGGAGCTCTTCTGTCTGGAACATGGCATCCAGGCAGATGGCACCTTTGGTGTCCAGGCCAGCAAGGTCAACGACGATGACTCATTCACCACCTTTTTCAGTGAAACTGGCAATGGGAAACATGTGCCTCGGGCTGTCATGGTAGATCTGGAGCCTACTGTAGTAG ATGAAGTTCGGGCAGGAACCTACCGTCAGCTCTTCCATCCAGAGCAGCTGATCACAGGGAAGGAGGATGCAGCTAACAACTATGCCCGGGGTCACTACACAGTGGGCAAGGAGAGCATCGACCTGGTGCTGGACCGCATACGGAAGCTG ACAGATGCCTGCTCTGGCTTGCAGGGCTTTCTGATCTTCCACAGTTTTGGAGGGGGCACTGGCTCTGGCTTCACTTCTCTGCTGATGGAACGGCTCTCCCTAGATTATGGCAAGAAGTCCAAGCTAGAGTTTGCTATCTACCCAGCCCCTCAGGTCTCTACTGCAGTGGTGGAGCCCTACAACTCCATTCTGACCACCCACACCACACTGGAACATTCAGATTGTGCTTTCATGGTGGACAATGAAGCCATCTATGACATCTGCCGCAGGAACTTAGACATCGAGCGCCCCACCTATACCAACCTCAACCGCCTCATCAGCCAGATTGTGTCCTCCATCACTGCCTCTCTCCGCTTTGATGGGGCCCTTAATGTGGATCTCACTGAGTTCCAGACCAACCTGGTGCCCTACCCCCGCATCCACTTCCCACTGGTCACTTACGCACCCATTATATCTGCTGAGAAAGCCTATCATGAACAACTCTCTGTGGCTGAGATAACCAGCTCCTGCTTTGAGCCCAACAGCCAGATGGTGAAGTGTGACCCAAGACATGGGAAGTACATGGCCTGCTGCATGCTCTACCGGGGGGACGTGGTACCTAAGGATGTGAATGTCGCTATTGCTGCCATCAAGACCAAGAGGACTATTCAGTTTGTAGATTGGTGTCCCACAGGTTTTAAG GTGGGCATCAACTATCAGCCACCCACTGTGGTGCCAGGAGGGGACCTGGCCAAAGTCCAGCGGGCTGTTTGCATGCTGAGCAACACAACTGCAATTGCGGAGGCCTGGGCCCGCCTGGACCACAAGTTTGACCTCATGTATGCCAAGCGGGCCTTTGTGCACTGGTATGTTGGAGAGGGAATGGAAGAAGGAGAATTTTCTGAGGCCAGGGAGGACCTGGCTGCTCTGGAGAAGGATTATGAAGAAGTGGGGACTGATtcatttgaagaagaaaatgaaggggaggaGTTTTAA
- the TUBA8 gene encoding tubulin alpha-8 chain isoform X3 — protein MVDLEPTVVDEVRAGTYRQLFHPEQLITGKEDAANNYARGHYTVGKESIDLVLDRIRKLTDACSGLQGFLIFHSFGGGTGSGFTSLLMERLSLDYGKKSKLEFAIYPAPQVSTAVVEPYNSILTTHTTLEHSDCAFMVDNEAIYDICRRNLDIERPTYTNLNRLISQIVSSITASLRFDGALNVDLTEFQTNLVPYPRIHFPLVTYAPIISAEKAYHEQLSVAEITSSCFEPNSQMVKCDPRHGKYMACCMLYRGDVVPKDVNVAIAAIKTKRTIQFVDWCPTGFKVGINYQPPTVVPGGDLAKVQRAVCMLSNTTAIAEAWARLDHKFDLMYAKRAFVHWYVGEGMEEGEFSEAREDLAALEKDYEEVGTDSFEEENEGEEF, from the exons ATGGTAGATCTGGAGCCTACTGTAGTAG ATGAAGTTCGGGCAGGAACCTACCGTCAGCTCTTCCATCCAGAGCAGCTGATCACAGGGAAGGAGGATGCAGCTAACAACTATGCCCGGGGTCACTACACAGTGGGCAAGGAGAGCATCGACCTGGTGCTGGACCGCATACGGAAGCTG ACAGATGCCTGCTCTGGCTTGCAGGGCTTTCTGATCTTCCACAGTTTTGGAGGGGGCACTGGCTCTGGCTTCACTTCTCTGCTGATGGAACGGCTCTCCCTAGATTATGGCAAGAAGTCCAAGCTAGAGTTTGCTATCTACCCAGCCCCTCAGGTCTCTACTGCAGTGGTGGAGCCCTACAACTCCATTCTGACCACCCACACCACACTGGAACATTCAGATTGTGCTTTCATGGTGGACAATGAAGCCATCTATGACATCTGCCGCAGGAACTTAGACATCGAGCGCCCCACCTATACCAACCTCAACCGCCTCATCAGCCAGATTGTGTCCTCCATCACTGCCTCTCTCCGCTTTGATGGGGCCCTTAATGTGGATCTCACTGAGTTCCAGACCAACCTGGTGCCCTACCCCCGCATCCACTTCCCACTGGTCACTTACGCACCCATTATATCTGCTGAGAAAGCCTATCATGAACAACTCTCTGTGGCTGAGATAACCAGCTCCTGCTTTGAGCCCAACAGCCAGATGGTGAAGTGTGACCCAAGACATGGGAAGTACATGGCCTGCTGCATGCTCTACCGGGGGGACGTGGTACCTAAGGATGTGAATGTCGCTATTGCTGCCATCAAGACCAAGAGGACTATTCAGTTTGTAGATTGGTGTCCCACAGGTTTTAAG GTGGGCATCAACTATCAGCCACCCACTGTGGTGCCAGGAGGGGACCTGGCCAAAGTCCAGCGGGCTGTTTGCATGCTGAGCAACACAACTGCAATTGCGGAGGCCTGGGCCCGCCTGGACCACAAGTTTGACCTCATGTATGCCAAGCGGGCCTTTGTGCACTGGTATGTTGGAGAGGGAATGGAAGAAGGAGAATTTTCTGAGGCCAGGGAGGACCTGGCTGCTCTGGAGAAGGATTATGAAGAAGTGGGGACTGATtcatttgaagaagaaaatgaaggggaggaGTTTTAA